Part of the Lotus japonicus ecotype B-129 chromosome 6, LjGifu_v1.2 genome, GCCTTGATTTCAGCTAGCATTGTTGTGGTTCCGGTTGCATTAGGAGTTCCTGATATTGAGCCTTGGTTTCATCAAGCAATTGTAGTTTTATTGAGTGGATGTCCTTGTGCTCTCATCCTCTCCACACCTGTTGCAGTCTTTTGTGCTCTCACAAAAGCTGCAATAAGTGGATTACTGCTGAAAGGTGGAGATTATCTCGAAACACTTTCTGGAATTAAGACAGTGGCTTTTGATAAAACGGGAACAATAACAAGAGGAGAGTTCTCAGTGACAGATTTTTGTGCTGTAGATGACATTAGCATTGAGACCTTATTATACTGGtaacttttattaattaaacaTAAAAATGTCAATCCATTGTGTTTAGAGATTAATTTATAACTCTTTGAAGACTAACtggattttgttaatgaaaacATTGAAGGGTTTCAAGTATTGAGAGTAAATCAAGTCATCTAATGGCAGCTGCACTAGTGGAATATGGATTGTTGCACTCTATAAAACCAGTCCCTGAAAATGTGGAGAACTTTCAAAATTTTCCAGGGGAAGGAATTTCTGGTACAATTGATGAGATAGATGTCTATATAGGCAATAGGAGAATTGCTGTCAGAGCTGGCTGTGAAAGAGGTGATTACAAAACAGTGCCTTTAGTCTAATTCTTGTAGGATTTCTAATTTTAGCATGTGTAATTTATGACAAGATCAATAATTCAAGAGTGGATCTATAGTCCCCTTTGGGTGCAATTCAGGTTGATTTCAATATTCTATCTGCTTCATTGCTCATAGTCACATGTTTATCATTTAATTTGTTAGTATATGCACTATGTTGAATCATTTTATCATGTTTATAGTCAATAGCCACATGCAAGTTCAAAGTCACGAGACTTCAACCCAAAAACAATGCTGTGAGCCAACTCTAGTTGGAGTCTTCAGCCTAGTTGATGCTTGCAGATCAGGTGCTTTGGAAGCAATAGAAGAGCTAAACTCATTAGGTGTGCGATCAGCCATGCTGACAGGCGATAGTGCTCAGGTTGCTAAATTTGTGCAGAGCCAGGTATTTTCACAATAATCTGTACTCTAACTAACCAACAACCTAATGACAAGTGTATGTTCGGAAACTCATCTGAATACCATGGTGAAATCGAAATCATGGTTGATAGAAGCAACTTCCCTTAGCTTTTGCTTCTGTCCACCATAATCTTGGCTTCACTGTGATTTTTGAAC contains:
- the LOC130723551 gene encoding cadmium/zinc-transporting ATPase HMA2-like is translated as MWGAWGKVANDTVVARMSKLVEEASSRKSQAQRFIDNFSNYYIPVVALISASIVVVPVALGVPDIEPWFHQAIVVLLSGCPCALILSTPVAVFCALTKAAISGLLLKGGDYLETLSGIKTVAFDKTGTITRGEFSVTDFCAVDDISIETLLYWVSSIESKSSHLMAAALVEYGLLHSIKPVPENVENFQNFPGEGISGTIDEIDVYIGNRRIAVRAGCERVNSHMQVQSHETSTQKQCCEPTLVGVFSLVDACRSGALEAIEELNSLGVRSAMLTGDSAQVAKFVQSQLNKIIFRGISLRFCLHIAGVKSR